One window of the Manihot esculenta cultivar AM560-2 chromosome 14, M.esculenta_v8, whole genome shotgun sequence genome contains the following:
- the LOC110630651 gene encoding 50S ribosomal protein L15, chloroplastic isoform X1: MAAILPLSLNPSLKPKPYLHHPSSPFKGNLANLKFRACNFIPLKLNFKTNSNGRPSLVVTNQAASAAVASPASNVRFRLDNLGPQPGSRKRGKRKGRGISAGQGNSCGFGMRGQKSRSGPGVRKGFEGGQMPLYRRIPKLRGIAGGMHAGLPKYVPVNLKDIEAAGFQEGEEVSLETLKEKGLINPSGRERKLPLKILGDGELSVKLKFKARAYSESAKEKLEAAGCALTVLPGRKKWVKPSVAKNLARAEEYFAKKKAAAATSEAESVSA; this comes from the exons ATGGCAGCAATCCTCCCCCTCTCTTTAAATCCTTCTCTCAAACCCAAACCCTACCTCCATCATCCTTCTTCCCCTTTCAAAGGGAATTTGGCAAATTTGAAGTTTAGGGCCTGCAACTTCATTCCTCTTAAGCTCAACTTCAAAACCAATTCAAATGGAAGACCGTCACTAGTAGTTACCAATCAGGCAGCTAGTGCTGCTGTTGCATCTCCAGCTTCCAATGTGAGGTTCAGGTTGGACAATTTAGGCCCACAACCGGGGTCGAGAAAGAGGGGAAAGAGAAAGGGGAGAGGTATCTCTGCCGGACAAGGCAATAGTTGTGGGTTTGGTATGAGAGGTCAGAAATCGCGTTCCGGTCCTGGTGTTAGAAAAGGGTTTGAAGGTGGTCAGATGCCCCTCTACCGCCGCATCCCCAAATTGCGAGGAATTGCTGGAG gtATGCATGCGGGTTTACCCAAATATGTCCCTGTCAACTTAAAAGACATAGAAGCAGCAGGATTTCAAGAGGGTGAAGAGGTGTCATTGGAGACTTTGAAAGAGAAGGGCTTGATCAATCCATCCGGAAGAGAAAGGAAACTCCCTTTAAAG ATTCTAGGAGATGGGGAGCTAAGTGTGAAGCTGAAATTTAAGGCTCGTGCCTATTCGGAATCAGCGAAGGAGAAGCTTGAGGCTGCTGGTTGCGCTCTAACTGTATTACCTGGGCGGAAGAAGTGGGTGAAACCATCAGttgctaagaaccttgctcgagCTGAGGAATATTTTGCAAAGAAAAAGGCTGCAGCTGCTACATCTGAGGCCGAATCGGTCTCTGCTTGA
- the LOC110630651 gene encoding 50S ribosomal protein L15, chloroplastic isoform X2 has product MAAILPLSLNPSLKPKPYLHHPSSPFKGNLANLKFRACNFIPLKLNFKTNSNGRPSLVVTNQAASAAVASPASNVRFRLDNLGPQPGSRKRGKRKGRGISAGQGNSCGFGMRGQKSRSGPGVRKGFEGGQMPLYRRIPKLRGIAGGMHAGLPKYVPVNLKDIEAAGFQEGEEVSLETLKEKGLINPSGRERKLPLKHLSHRKLKTSKACAITLLESCF; this is encoded by the exons ATGGCAGCAATCCTCCCCCTCTCTTTAAATCCTTCTCTCAAACCCAAACCCTACCTCCATCATCCTTCTTCCCCTTTCAAAGGGAATTTGGCAAATTTGAAGTTTAGGGCCTGCAACTTCATTCCTCTTAAGCTCAACTTCAAAACCAATTCAAATGGAAGACCGTCACTAGTAGTTACCAATCAGGCAGCTAGTGCTGCTGTTGCATCTCCAGCTTCCAATGTGAGGTTCAGGTTGGACAATTTAGGCCCACAACCGGGGTCGAGAAAGAGGGGAAAGAGAAAGGGGAGAGGTATCTCTGCCGGACAAGGCAATAGTTGTGGGTTTGGTATGAGAGGTCAGAAATCGCGTTCCGGTCCTGGTGTTAGAAAAGGGTTTGAAGGTGGTCAGATGCCCCTCTACCGCCGCATCCCCAAATTGCGAGGAATTGCTGGAG gtATGCATGCGGGTTTACCCAAATATGTCCCTGTCAACTTAAAAGACATAGAAGCAGCAGGATTTCAAGAGGGTGAAGAGGTGTCATTGGAGACTTTGAAAGAGAAGGGCTTGATCAATCCATCCGGAAGAGAAAGGAAACTCCCTTTAAAG CATCTGTCACACAGGAAACTGAAAACCTCAAAAGCTTGTGCAATAACTCTATTAGAATCATGTTTCTAA
- the LOC110600383 gene encoding zinc finger protein JAGGED isoform X3 — translation MRPERNPLDLNNLPDDYSRDGKQVFDDSSSSGCRKKKSGAKDGKDECDKVYECRFCSLKFCKSQALGGHMNRHRQERETETLNRARQLVFSSDNLAAQGGHLGSCHPMAPGSYHPSGIGDPYRSVYPPRLFSGSPSTILTPAPPQPPHQPYLYTSPSRLPHYSSQYLHQQPINDYCIGHVLNNSLQAYPSCQSNYNIGGQESNYTCIGAPVGHGGFGPGSSRGSEASGRDGSVSNQEEGLNWERSCYGAGGTGSQQRLDAPPSINRFQDGF, via the exons AT GAGACCTGAAAGGAACCCGTTAGACCTCAACAACTTGCCCGATGATTATTCTAGAGATGGTAAACAAGTTTTTGATGACAGCTCTTCCTCTG GCTGTAGGAAAAAGAAAAGCGGCGCTAAGGATGGGAAGGATGAATGTGATAAAGTCTATGAGTGTAGGTTTTGTTCCCTCAAGTTCTGCAAATCTCAAGCTCTTGGAGGGCACATGAACCGACACAGACAAG AGAGGGAGACAGAAACTCTGAACCGAGCTCGCCAGCTTGTCTTCAGCAGCGATAACCTAGCCGCCCAAGGAGGTCACCTAGG CAGCTGTCATCCCATGGCGCCAGGAAGTTACCATCCATCAGGCATTGGAGATCCATACAGATCAGTGTACCCGCCGAGACTATTCTCTGGATCACCTTCGACGATCTTGACTCCGGCACCACCACAACCACCTCATCAACCATATCTATACACATCTCCTTCTCGCCTCCCTCACTATTCCTCACAATACCTTCATCAACAACCAATTAACGATTACTGCATTGGCCACGTCCTCAACAACAGTTTACAAGCATACCCTTCATGCCAAAGCAACTACAACATTGGCGGTCAAGAATCGAACTACACTTGCATTGGTGCACCAGTAGGACACGGTGGGTTTGGTCCAGGTTCGAGCCGCGGGTCGGAGGCAAGTGGCAGAGACGGGTCAGTGAGCAATCAGGAGGAAGGTTTGAATTGGGAAAGAAGCTGCTACGGCGCAGGGGGAACTGGATCGCAGCAGCGTTTGGATGCTCCTCCATCGATCAATCGGTTTCAAGATGGATTTTAA
- the LOC110600383 gene encoding zinc finger protein JAGGED isoform X1: MTLLSLSFFSRRPERNPLDLNNLPDDYSRDGKQVFDDSSSSGCRKKKSGAKDGKDECDKVYECRFCSLKFCKSQALGGHMNRHRQERETETLNRARQLVFSSDNLAAQGGHLGSCHPMAPGSYHPSGIGDPYRSVYPPRLFSGSPSTILTPAPPQPPHQPYLYTSPSRLPHYSSQYLHQQPINDYCIGHVLNNSLQAYPSCQSNYNIGGQESNYTCIGAPVGHGGFGPGSSRGSEASGRDGSVSNQEEGLNWERSCYGAGGTGSQQRLDAPPSINRFQDGF, translated from the exons ATGACAttgctttctctctcttttttttccaGGAGACCTGAAAGGAACCCGTTAGACCTCAACAACTTGCCCGATGATTATTCTAGAGATGGTAAACAAGTTTTTGATGACAGCTCTTCCTCTG GCTGTAGGAAAAAGAAAAGCGGCGCTAAGGATGGGAAGGATGAATGTGATAAAGTCTATGAGTGTAGGTTTTGTTCCCTCAAGTTCTGCAAATCTCAAGCTCTTGGAGGGCACATGAACCGACACAGACAAG AGAGGGAGACAGAAACTCTGAACCGAGCTCGCCAGCTTGTCTTCAGCAGCGATAACCTAGCCGCCCAAGGAGGTCACCTAGG CAGCTGTCATCCCATGGCGCCAGGAAGTTACCATCCATCAGGCATTGGAGATCCATACAGATCAGTGTACCCGCCGAGACTATTCTCTGGATCACCTTCGACGATCTTGACTCCGGCACCACCACAACCACCTCATCAACCATATCTATACACATCTCCTTCTCGCCTCCCTCACTATTCCTCACAATACCTTCATCAACAACCAATTAACGATTACTGCATTGGCCACGTCCTCAACAACAGTTTACAAGCATACCCTTCATGCCAAAGCAACTACAACATTGGCGGTCAAGAATCGAACTACACTTGCATTGGTGCACCAGTAGGACACGGTGGGTTTGGTCCAGGTTCGAGCCGCGGGTCGGAGGCAAGTGGCAGAGACGGGTCAGTGAGCAATCAGGAGGAAGGTTTGAATTGGGAAAGAAGCTGCTACGGCGCAGGGGGAACTGGATCGCAGCAGCGTTTGGATGCTCCTCCATCGATCAATCGGTTTCAAGATGGATTTTAA
- the LOC110600383 gene encoding zinc finger protein JAGGED isoform X2, translating into MTLLSLSFFSRRPERNPLDLNNLPDDYSRDGKQVFDDSSSSGCRKKKSGAKDGKDECDKVYECRFCSLKFCKSQALGGHMNRHRQERETETLNRARQLVFSSDNLAAQGGHLGCHPMAPGSYHPSGIGDPYRSVYPPRLFSGSPSTILTPAPPQPPHQPYLYTSPSRLPHYSSQYLHQQPINDYCIGHVLNNSLQAYPSCQSNYNIGGQESNYTCIGAPVGHGGFGPGSSRGSEASGRDGSVSNQEEGLNWERSCYGAGGTGSQQRLDAPPSINRFQDGF; encoded by the exons ATGACAttgctttctctctcttttttttccaGGAGACCTGAAAGGAACCCGTTAGACCTCAACAACTTGCCCGATGATTATTCTAGAGATGGTAAACAAGTTTTTGATGACAGCTCTTCCTCTG GCTGTAGGAAAAAGAAAAGCGGCGCTAAGGATGGGAAGGATGAATGTGATAAAGTCTATGAGTGTAGGTTTTGTTCCCTCAAGTTCTGCAAATCTCAAGCTCTTGGAGGGCACATGAACCGACACAGACAAG AGAGGGAGACAGAAACTCTGAACCGAGCTCGCCAGCTTGTCTTCAGCAGCGATAACCTAGCCGCCCAAGGAGGTCACCTAGG CTGTCATCCCATGGCGCCAGGAAGTTACCATCCATCAGGCATTGGAGATCCATACAGATCAGTGTACCCGCCGAGACTATTCTCTGGATCACCTTCGACGATCTTGACTCCGGCACCACCACAACCACCTCATCAACCATATCTATACACATCTCCTTCTCGCCTCCCTCACTATTCCTCACAATACCTTCATCAACAACCAATTAACGATTACTGCATTGGCCACGTCCTCAACAACAGTTTACAAGCATACCCTTCATGCCAAAGCAACTACAACATTGGCGGTCAAGAATCGAACTACACTTGCATTGGTGCACCAGTAGGACACGGTGGGTTTGGTCCAGGTTCGAGCCGCGGGTCGGAGGCAAGTGGCAGAGACGGGTCAGTGAGCAATCAGGAGGAAGGTTTGAATTGGGAAAGAAGCTGCTACGGCGCAGGGGGAACTGGATCGCAGCAGCGTTTGGATGCTCCTCCATCGATCAATCGGTTTCAAGATGGATTTTAA